The proteins below are encoded in one region of Ereboglobus luteus:
- a CDS encoding ATP-binding protein, protein MDIETTNAVKLFFPNPSLVQVFFESVANSLDANASEISINIEIQRFSAPDTLKITISDNGDGFTNESFERFARLLKPQDAFHKGLGRLLFLKYFARIEVNSVWGDNRRQFTFSEAFRDESKLEKLEKIQSNTTTLVFTNFIGERLKSYDDIKPGALKTRIIEQFLPTLHERRRTQRPFLIKISLQTEESNTQKEFFSDDETITADDLPELQSVSIEDPLLDAYEGVEMWFRVKAGMGERTLLTAVSIDGRTIPIKLLQPHAVPPDHSGIFLFVSQLFKGAADTSRQKLILPDNISEPDLLSVLRREVGKIFTEKIPQIAEKNEEAKNQFEKQFPHLLGLFEENTVGLINKDEALDIAQSKFFKAQKEVLQCEELTDSTFEKSLELSSRSLTEYILYRDKIIRKFKDMSGDNSEAEIHNLIVPRYQEFEESDLIRDVYSNNAWLLDDKFMSFRTILSEARMDSVIGAITLNEEATKDEGRPDIAMIFSADPAVEASVDVVVVEIKKKTDDEKENEYAINQLLDRAVKLAAHCPNIQRIWYYAVIQVNDTMATRLEQRKWAPLFSRGKVYYQEFPTKRPNGSVVPTPTFVMSFDAIVADAECRNHTFLEILRHGMKKFADSNTQSPTSEKRDED, encoded by the coding sequence ATGGACATCGAAACAACCAACGCCGTAAAGCTGTTTTTTCCAAATCCCTCATTGGTTCAGGTGTTTTTTGAATCAGTCGCAAACTCATTGGATGCGAACGCCTCTGAAATCTCAATTAACATCGAAATCCAAAGATTCTCGGCACCAGACACGCTTAAAATAACCATTAGCGATAATGGAGACGGTTTTACGAACGAAAGTTTCGAACGGTTTGCCCGTCTTTTGAAGCCACAAGACGCATTCCACAAGGGGCTTGGTCGATTGTTATTCCTAAAGTATTTTGCACGCATTGAGGTCAACAGTGTGTGGGGAGATAATAGGCGTCAGTTTACGTTCTCAGAAGCGTTTCGCGACGAGAGTAAATTGGAGAAACTGGAGAAAATTCAGTCAAATACGACTACACTCGTTTTCACTAACTTTATAGGTGAAAGACTTAAATCTTATGATGACATAAAACCGGGCGCGCTAAAAACTCGAATCATTGAACAATTTTTGCCGACGTTGCATGAGCGCAGGCGCACTCAACGTCCGTTTTTAATTAAAATCAGCCTCCAAACCGAAGAAAGTAACACACAAAAAGAGTTTTTCTCTGATGATGAAACAATCACAGCAGATGACCTACCTGAACTTCAATCTGTCAGTATTGAAGACCCACTCCTTGATGCATATGAAGGCGTGGAAATGTGGTTTCGAGTAAAGGCAGGAATGGGGGAGCGCACACTTTTGACCGCAGTGAGTATAGATGGCCGCACTATTCCCATTAAACTGTTGCAACCTCATGCCGTGCCTCCCGACCATTCGGGCATTTTTCTTTTTGTGTCCCAACTTTTCAAAGGTGCTGCGGATACCTCACGGCAAAAATTGATATTACCGGACAATATATCCGAGCCTGATCTATTAAGTGTATTACGTCGTGAAGTCGGGAAAATATTTACAGAGAAAATTCCACAAATAGCCGAAAAAAACGAAGAAGCTAAAAACCAATTTGAGAAACAATTTCCCCATTTGCTCGGCCTTTTCGAAGAAAATACTGTTGGACTTATCAACAAGGATGAGGCGCTCGACATCGCTCAAAGCAAGTTTTTCAAAGCCCAAAAAGAAGTTTTACAGTGTGAGGAGCTAACCGACTCTACATTTGAAAAATCATTGGAGCTATCGTCGCGCTCTTTGACAGAATATATTTTATACAGAGACAAGATAATTCGAAAATTCAAGGACATGTCCGGCGACAACTCCGAAGCGGAAATTCACAATCTTATTGTCCCGCGTTATCAAGAGTTCGAAGAGAGTGACTTGATACGGGACGTTTACAGCAATAACGCATGGCTTTTGGATGATAAGTTTATGAGCTTCCGCACCATTCTTAGCGAAGCGCGCATGGATTCCGTAATAGGGGCTATTACGCTTAATGAGGAAGCGACCAAAGACGAAGGACGTCCCGATATAGCCATGATTTTTTCCGCTGATCCAGCGGTAGAAGCCTCCGTTGATGTCGTTGTTGTCGAAATTAAGAAAAAAACCGACGACGAGAAGGAAAACGAATACGCAATTAATCAGTTGTTAGACCGCGCGGTAAAACTTGCCGCCCACTGTCCAAATATACAGCGCATATGGTATTATGCTGTTATTCAGGTTAATGACACTATGGCGACTCGGCTTGAGCAGCGAAAGTGGGCGCCGCTCTTTTCCCGAGGGAAAGTTTATTACCAGGAGTTTCCCACAAAGCGTCCAAATGGCTCGGTTGTTCCTACACCAACATTTGTCATGTCATTCGATGCCATCGTTGCCGACGCCGAATGTAGGAACCACACATTTCTAGAAATCCTTCGACATGGGATGAAAAAGTTTGCTGATTCAAATACACAATCACCGACAAGTGAAAAACGGGATGAGGACTAA
- the mobF gene encoding MobF family relaxase, translating to MLSPKPQLNLANALGYFREHLAVGDYYMDGHVVAGQWRGIAASMLDLEGVVTEEKFLSMCQGIHPDTGQRLTMRHNTTRRDGEHTVSNRRVFYDFTISPPKSVSVVALYQDARIIALHDHATRVMMDELEKFAETRVRKGGANSERVTGGVAAAMFRHDTSRELDPHLHTHCVVFNATYDFAEEKWKALHATGMYRAQKFAENLYYHELAKGLRQLGYDITNTPTGFEIQGVPQSVIDRFSKRHQQIDAETKKRIETEGLRGNEKALREQVAHDKRRRKIKNMPAEQLRPHWAAEMPEPERAALAKIGPPKLPPPLPETSVGKCGLPQLVEWADAHLFERRSVVGDYELMSSVLERGRGENFALADLEKNVAERGYIRDAQSRKLTSRDALSCELSIVLAAQNGVRNHAAFNAAHQPAPSLSAEQRAAVSRILRSRDFITVFQGGAGTGKSFALREVVRGLEAARHPVVVIAPQHQQAADLRRDGLASADTLARLLAVGANARLPRGAVVIVDEAGQVGGRDMRALIERVQACGGRLILSGDIRQQGAVAASDALRAIEEHTSLQTVRLGAIRRQDPQTVQSREEKAFVRKYRAAVKAAAEGRLVDSFDKLDALGCVRELDVEDRMAELAREYCDALARKEKVLAVAQTWDEVRAANDAIRSRLRETGKLGEGVPVMSWQSTDLSEAQKCDARYYTPDARVFFVRDYGRFKRGDCYEVAGADERGVALGKDGRTTTISYRYADRFVVVKTRQQELARGDRLLMKFNGDSIEGKAVRNGELVTICRVLKDKSIRVRDDEGTIKTLSAEQRMFVPGYAVTSYASQGKTVDTVLVSHDAEQTPINRHQWYVGISRARRKVVVFTGDKEALRLNIERESDRELALSIKPDDATVERMRERLMEEHQHRLSLQARQRLHESVRQWVPPPQQQQNHTTNRGIRP from the coding sequence ATGCTGAGTCCGAAGCCGCAGTTGAATCTCGCCAATGCGCTGGGATATTTTCGCGAGCATCTGGCCGTTGGAGATTATTACATGGACGGTCATGTGGTCGCCGGTCAGTGGCGTGGCATCGCCGCGTCGATGCTCGATTTGGAGGGCGTTGTCACCGAGGAAAAGTTTCTCTCGATGTGCCAGGGTATCCATCCCGACACGGGCCAGCGCCTGACGATGCGGCACAATACGACGCGCCGGGATGGCGAGCACACCGTGTCGAATCGCCGCGTGTTTTATGACTTCACGATCAGTCCGCCGAAGTCGGTTTCGGTGGTCGCGTTGTATCAAGATGCCCGCATTATTGCGCTCCACGATCACGCGACCCGTGTGATGATGGATGAACTGGAAAAGTTTGCAGAGACGCGCGTGCGCAAAGGCGGCGCGAATAGCGAGCGCGTCACCGGCGGAGTCGCCGCCGCGATGTTCCGGCATGACACGAGCCGGGAACTCGACCCCCATTTGCACACGCACTGCGTGGTCTTCAACGCGACCTATGATTTTGCCGAGGAAAAGTGGAAGGCGCTTCACGCGACGGGCATGTATCGGGCGCAAAAATTCGCGGAAAATTTGTATTATCACGAACTGGCAAAAGGGCTCCGGCAACTCGGCTATGACATCACCAACACGCCGACGGGATTTGAAATCCAAGGGGTGCCGCAAAGCGTGATCGACCGCTTTTCCAAACGGCATCAACAGATCGACGCGGAGACGAAAAAACGAATCGAAACAGAAGGATTGCGCGGCAACGAAAAAGCGCTGCGCGAGCAAGTCGCGCATGACAAGCGGCGTCGGAAAATCAAGAACATGCCGGCGGAGCAACTGCGGCCTCATTGGGCTGCGGAGATGCCGGAACCCGAGCGTGCCGCGCTTGCGAAAATCGGGCCGCCAAAGCTGCCGCCGCCGCTGCCGGAAACATCCGTGGGAAAATGCGGGCTGCCCCAATTAGTTGAATGGGCGGATGCTCACCTGTTTGAACGGCGTTCGGTCGTCGGTGACTACGAGTTGATGTCGTCAGTTTTGGAGCGCGGGCGCGGTGAAAATTTTGCGCTGGCGGACTTGGAAAAAAACGTGGCGGAACGCGGATACATCCGCGATGCGCAGTCGCGCAAGCTGACCTCGCGGGATGCGCTTTCTTGCGAATTGTCCATTGTGCTTGCCGCTCAAAACGGGGTGCGAAATCACGCCGCGTTCAATGCGGCGCATCAACCCGCACCGTCACTTTCGGCGGAGCAACGCGCGGCGGTTTCGCGCATTTTGCGCAGCCGCGATTTTATCACGGTTTTTCAGGGCGGCGCGGGCACGGGAAAAAGCTTTGCGCTGCGAGAAGTCGTGCGGGGATTGGAAGCGGCGCGGCATCCGGTCGTCGTGATCGCGCCGCAACATCAGCAAGCGGCAGATTTACGGCGCGACGGGCTGGCCTCGGCGGACACGCTCGCGCGGTTGCTCGCGGTCGGCGCGAACGCCCGTTTGCCGCGTGGCGCGGTCGTGATTGTCGATGAGGCGGGGCAAGTCGGCGGACGCGACATGCGCGCGTTGATTGAGCGAGTGCAGGCTTGCGGCGGGCGATTGATTTTGTCGGGTGACATCCGGCAGCAAGGCGCGGTTGCGGCATCCGATGCGTTGCGTGCGATTGAGGAGCATACGAGTTTGCAAACGGTGCGTCTGGGCGCGATTCGCCGCCAAGACCCGCAAACCGTGCAGTCGAGGGAAGAAAAGGCGTTTGTCCGAAAATACCGCGCGGCGGTGAAAGCGGCGGCGGAAGGTCGTTTGGTGGATTCGTTCGACAAACTGGACGCGCTCGGCTGCGTGCGCGAACTCGATGTCGAAGATCGCATGGCGGAACTGGCGCGCGAGTATTGCGATGCGCTTGCCCGCAAGGAAAAGGTGCTCGCCGTTGCCCAAACTTGGGATGAAGTGCGCGCGGCCAACGACGCGATTCGCTCCCGCTTGCGGGAAACCGGAAAGCTGGGCGAAGGCGTGCCGGTCATGTCCTGGCAATCGACTGATTTGAGCGAGGCGCAAAAGTGCGACGCACGGTATTACACGCCGGATGCGCGAGTTTTCTTCGTGCGTGATTACGGGCGATTCAAGCGTGGTGATTGTTACGAGGTCGCCGGCGCCGACGAGCGCGGCGTGGCCTTGGGAAAAGACGGAAGAACCACGACCATAAGCTACCGCTATGCGGACAGATTTGTGGTCGTGAAGACGCGGCAACAAGAGTTGGCGCGTGGGGATCGGCTGCTGATGAAATTTAATGGAGACTCAATCGAAGGAAAGGCGGTTAGGAACGGCGAACTGGTGACGATATGTCGTGTGTTAAAAGACAAAAGCATCCGGGTTCGAGACGACGAGGGAACGATAAAAACACTCTCCGCGGAGCAGCGAATGTTCGTGCCGGGATACGCAGTGACTTCGTATGCATCGCAGGGAAAAACCGTCGATACCGTGCTCGTTTCGCATGACGCCGAGCAAACGCCGATAAATCGGCACCAATGGTATGTCGGCATCTCGCGTGCGCGGCGGAAAGTCGTCGTGTTCACCGGCGACAAGGAAGCGTTGCGCCTTAACATCGAGCGCGAATCCGACCGCGAACTGGCGCTGTCGATCAAGCCGGACGATGCGACGGTCGAGCGAATGCGCGAAAGACTTATGGAGGAGCATCAACACCGATTGTCACTGCAAGCGCGACAACGCTTGCATGAGTCAGTCAGACAGTGGGTGCCGCCTCCGCAACAACAACAAAACCATACAACAAACAGAGGAATACGACCATGA
- a CDS encoding family 78 glycoside hydrolase catalytic domain, translating to MICKTCVSRHAFAAVAMIVTLFAFASAARATLAVDSLRCENLESPLGIDSDKPRFSWRISSPERGENQVAYEILAATNAERLARDYGDLWNSGRVTSSETLNIPYNGRPLATSQQVFWKVRAWSNAPGSRASEWSPVATFTTGVLDTPLGPGWQPGAQWITDPELLKWERKAFGFCSREGKHANAPKWVQLDLGSPQSIDTVILRAVRHGFPDRHGFPVRFKIEASDDPAFKKAHRIHTISDDTANDLNPRSAVIMRTPPATHTAIARYLRVTATKLRAPADGKPVLALSQIEVLSGPDKKNIAVNAPVTASDISDDSVNWQPGALTDGLDTSDHNPRANTTLLLRRKFNVRPGLVRALAHITGLGHYEFSVGCTRITTGLLAPGWTNYDKTVLYDTYDITSRLHEGSNVLALILSGGFYNIRPDPLNRYHKFTTPFRPLAAYGQIRLEYDDGLVETISTDGAWRVSTGPATYSNLYGGEDYDARLEPRGWTDSGFDDSAWTPAATTPGPAGKFRGLSLASPHFNHFEKFSPVSEKQIRDGVSIIDFGQNASMMPSLTVRGPAGSIVRLTPAELVDPDTGALDRRSVGGGAAYWQYTLRGDPFGESWTPDTYYHGTRYIQVERIPPDGGQNRPVVEKIKSLVTHSDTPTAGDFACSDELFNRIRTLVRWAQRSNLAHVLTDCPHREKLGWLEQYHLNGPALRYEWDAARLFAKCFRDMADSQLPSGLVPDIAPEYTIFAGGFRDSPEWGAAFVLAAWQHYIWTADDKPLRDYFDAMDDYVDYLNTRAKKYILSHGLGDWFDSGPRRPGVSQLTPVPLTATAIYYEITHTLARIATVIGREDDASRLNKEAAKIADAFNRAFLNNDGDPAQKPFTDDPNIATYATGSQTAQAMPLALGLVPPERRKVAFDTLVARLQADDYGVTSGDVGYRYLLRALANNGRSDLIHKMLTRGDEKPGYAYQLAQGATSLTEAWNARRQTSQNHFMLGQVTEWFYGDLVGVQPDPEGPGFRKIFIKPQVVGDITWARATYESPRGPVACAWKKEGGKFVLKISIPTGSTATVHIPTKNPATVREGGVAVANAKGVRALHDAGANNKAVYTIESGNYIFTAEQ from the coding sequence ATGATCTGCAAAACATGCGTGTCGCGCCACGCCTTCGCGGCGGTTGCGATGATTGTCACTTTGTTCGCCTTCGCATCCGCCGCGCGCGCCACGCTTGCGGTCGATTCGCTGCGCTGCGAAAATCTCGAAAGCCCGCTCGGCATCGACTCCGACAAGCCGCGCTTCAGCTGGCGCATCTCCTCGCCTGAGCGCGGCGAAAACCAAGTCGCCTACGAAATCCTCGCGGCCACGAACGCCGAGCGTCTCGCGCGCGACTACGGCGACCTCTGGAATAGCGGACGCGTCACATCTTCCGAAACCCTCAACATCCCCTACAACGGACGCCCCCTCGCCACCTCGCAGCAAGTTTTCTGGAAAGTTCGCGCATGGAGCAACGCCCCCGGCTCTCGCGCCTCGGAGTGGAGCCCCGTCGCCACCTTCACCACGGGCGTGCTCGACACTCCGCTCGGCCCCGGCTGGCAGCCCGGCGCGCAATGGATCACCGACCCCGAGCTTCTCAAATGGGAGCGCAAGGCGTTCGGCTTCTGCTCTCGCGAGGGCAAACACGCAAACGCTCCCAAATGGGTGCAGCTCGACCTCGGCTCGCCGCAGTCCATCGACACGGTCATCCTTCGCGCCGTCCGGCACGGTTTTCCGGACCGGCACGGTTTTCCCGTTCGTTTTAAAATCGAGGCGTCGGATGATCCCGCCTTCAAAAAAGCCCACCGCATCCACACCATCTCCGACGACACCGCAAACGATCTCAATCCGCGAAGCGCCGTCATCATGCGCACGCCCCCGGCAACGCACACCGCCATCGCGCGCTACCTCCGAGTCACCGCAACCAAGCTCCGCGCGCCCGCCGACGGCAAACCGGTTCTCGCCCTCAGCCAGATCGAAGTCCTTTCCGGCCCCGACAAAAAGAACATCGCGGTCAACGCCCCCGTGACCGCGAGCGACATCAGCGACGACAGCGTGAACTGGCAGCCCGGCGCGCTCACGGACGGACTCGACACCTCCGACCACAACCCGCGCGCCAACACCACCCTTCTCCTGCGCCGCAAGTTCAACGTGCGCCCCGGCCTTGTCCGCGCGCTCGCCCACATCACCGGCCTTGGCCATTATGAGTTTTCCGTCGGTTGCACGCGCATCACCACCGGCCTCCTCGCTCCGGGCTGGACCAACTACGACAAAACCGTCCTCTACGACACCTACGACATCACCTCGCGACTCCACGAGGGCTCCAACGTCCTCGCGCTCATCCTCTCCGGCGGCTTCTACAACATCCGGCCCGACCCGCTGAACCGCTATCACAAGTTCACAACACCCTTCCGTCCCCTTGCCGCCTACGGACAAATCCGCCTCGAATACGACGACGGCCTCGTCGAAACAATCAGCACCGACGGCGCCTGGCGCGTCTCGACTGGCCCCGCCACCTACTCCAACCTCTACGGCGGCGAGGACTACGACGCCCGCCTCGAACCGCGCGGCTGGACCGACTCCGGATTTGACGACAGCGCGTGGACGCCCGCCGCAACCACCCCCGGCCCCGCCGGCAAATTCCGCGGACTCTCGCTCGCATCCCCGCATTTCAACCATTTCGAGAAATTCTCACCTGTATCCGAAAAACAAATACGCGACGGCGTCAGCATTATCGACTTCGGGCAAAACGCCTCGATGATGCCCTCGCTCACCGTGCGCGGCCCCGCCGGCTCCATCGTGCGCCTCACGCCCGCCGAGCTCGTTGATCCCGACACCGGCGCGCTCGACCGCAGGTCGGTCGGCGGAGGCGCCGCCTACTGGCAATACACGCTGCGCGGCGATCCCTTCGGTGAATCGTGGACGCCCGACACCTATTACCACGGCACGCGCTACATTCAGGTCGAGCGCATCCCGCCCGACGGCGGCCAAAACCGCCCCGTCGTCGAAAAAATCAAATCACTCGTCACCCATTCCGACACGCCGACCGCAGGAGATTTCGCCTGCTCGGACGAACTCTTCAACCGCATCCGCACGCTCGTGCGCTGGGCGCAGCGCAGCAACCTCGCGCATGTCCTCACCGACTGCCCGCACCGCGAAAAACTCGGCTGGCTCGAACAATACCACCTCAACGGCCCCGCGCTCCGCTACGAATGGGACGCCGCGCGCCTCTTCGCAAAATGCTTCCGCGACATGGCCGACTCGCAACTCCCCTCCGGCCTCGTCCCCGACATCGCGCCCGAATACACCATCTTCGCCGGCGGCTTCCGCGACTCCCCCGAATGGGGCGCGGCGTTTGTCCTCGCCGCCTGGCAGCACTACATCTGGACCGCCGACGACAAACCCCTGCGAGACTACTTCGACGCGATGGATGACTACGTCGACTATCTCAACACCCGCGCCAAAAAATATATCCTCTCGCACGGCCTTGGCGACTGGTTTGACTCCGGGCCGCGCCGCCCCGGCGTCTCGCAACTCACCCCCGTGCCCCTCACCGCCACCGCCATTTATTACGAAATCACACACACGCTCGCGCGCATCGCCACCGTCATCGGCCGCGAAGACGACGCCTCGCGCCTGAACAAGGAAGCCGCAAAAATCGCCGACGCCTTCAACCGCGCCTTCCTCAACAACGACGGCGACCCCGCGCAAAAACCCTTCACCGACGATCCAAACATCGCCACCTACGCCACCGGCTCGCAAACCGCGCAAGCCATGCCCCTCGCGCTCGGCCTTGTCCCGCCCGAACGTCGCAAAGTCGCGTTCGACACACTCGTCGCGCGCCTTCAAGCCGACGACTACGGAGTCACCTCGGGCGATGTCGGTTATCGCTATCTCCTCCGCGCCCTCGCCAACAACGGCCGCTCCGACCTCATCCACAAAATGCTCACGCGAGGCGACGAAAAACCCGGTTACGCCTACCAACTCGCCCAAGGCGCGACCAGCCTGACCGAGGCATGGAACGCCCGCCGCCAAACCTCGCAAAACCACTTCATGCTCGGCCAGGTTACGGAATGGTTTTACGGCGACCTTGTGGGCGTGCAGCCCGATCCCGAAGGCCCCGGCTTCCGCAAAATCTTCATCAAGCCCCAAGTCGTCGGAGACATCACCTGGGCCCGCGCCACCTACGAATCACCTCGCGGCCCGGTCGCGTGCGCATGGAAAAAGGAAGGCGGAAAATTTGTATTGAAAATCTCAATACCCACCGGCTCGACCGCCACGGTCCACATTCCGACCAAAAATCCGGCAACCGTGCGCGAAGGCGGTGTTGCAGTCGCAAACGCCAAGGGCGTCCGCGCCCTGCATGATGCCGGCGCCAATAACAAGGCCGTCTACACCATCGAATCCGGCAATTATATTTTCACCGCGGAGCAGTAA
- a CDS encoding U32 family peptidase: MVQPTDTPRRPEILAPAGDWECVRAAVENGADAVYFGLERFNARMRAKNFTQADLPALMEFLHKRGVRGYVTFNTLVFPGEIDEARDYARTIIAAGADAAIVQDVGACKLIREISPDFPIHASTQMTVTSAAGVTLARELGASLVVLARENTLADIEAIQAAQRASGHAPLSIEVFVHGALCVAYSGQCLTSEALGGRSANRGECAQACRLPYELICDDRKVDLGDRRYLLSPRDLAGIDVLPELVRLGVASLKIEGRLKSPEYVASITRVYRAALDKLMKNEKCIMENGGGDSQSGTASRSKYELEMTFSRGLGTGWFRGIDNQNLVHARFGTKRGVFLGEVARVQNESVTLRLVAPLKPGDGVVFDAGTPEIREEGGRVYQVDARPGGETTLRFGHGDINFGRVRSGQLLWKTNDPALDRELRATYDGDKIRHTRSVDAEVHGRAGAPLTLILNDRAGHVVREDSAVALAPAQTQPLTEARLRDQLGRLGGTPYNLGKLASRLEGDVMLPMSELNRLRRAAAEKLTALRAAPKRWTIRSGSSGTGDSPVLHNATNHGRAARATQPDAPEIIPVLRNLSQLEAALTVPDIATVYCEFENPKHYREAVARVRNLGKPDFEIWVAPPRITKPGEEWILAQTRSANADGYIVRNADHLRYFADDRKRGDFSLNVANQITAEYFLAHHGLERVTASYDLNIAQLEALLLASNNDACALMPASYDITIHQRMPMFHMEHCVFCSFLSDGRDYHDCGRPCEKHRVRLRDRTGAEFPLKADAGCRNTVFNNRAQTGAEYVARLLALGARHFRVEFVDETPGEVVQTLARYRQLLRGEIDGAALWRELKLLNQLGVTRGQMEAAPRIIRRKS, translated from the coding sequence ATGGTGCAACCAACCGACACGCCTCGCCGTCCCGAAATCCTCGCGCCCGCGGGGGATTGGGAATGCGTGCGCGCGGCGGTCGAGAACGGCGCCGACGCGGTCTATTTCGGACTGGAACGCTTCAACGCCCGCATGCGCGCGAAAAATTTTACGCAGGCCGACCTGCCCGCGCTCATGGAGTTTCTGCACAAGCGCGGCGTGCGCGGTTACGTGACGTTCAACACGCTTGTGTTTCCCGGCGAGATCGACGAGGCGCGCGACTACGCGCGCACAATCATCGCCGCCGGGGCCGACGCCGCCATCGTGCAGGATGTGGGCGCGTGCAAACTCATCCGCGAAATCTCGCCCGATTTTCCGATTCACGCATCCACGCAAATGACGGTCACGAGCGCGGCGGGCGTTACGCTTGCGCGCGAACTCGGCGCGTCGCTCGTGGTGCTCGCCCGCGAAAACACGCTCGCCGACATCGAGGCGATCCAGGCCGCGCAGCGCGCCTCCGGCCATGCGCCGCTTTCGATCGAGGTGTTTGTGCACGGCGCGCTTTGCGTGGCCTACTCCGGCCAATGCCTGACCAGCGAGGCGCTCGGCGGGCGCTCCGCCAATCGCGGCGAATGCGCGCAGGCGTGCCGGCTGCCTTACGAGTTGATTTGCGACGACCGCAAGGTCGACCTCGGCGACCGGCGCTACCTGCTCAGCCCGCGTGATCTCGCGGGCATCGACGTGCTGCCGGAACTCGTGCGCCTCGGCGTCGCCTCGCTCAAAATCGAGGGTCGCCTGAAATCGCCCGAATACGTGGCGAGCATCACGCGCGTTTATCGGGCGGCGCTCGATAAACTAATGAAGAATGAAAAATGTATAATGGAGAATGGCGGGGGCGATTCGCAGTCCGGGACTGCCTCGCGTTCGAAATATGAACTGGAGATGACTTTTTCGCGCGGGCTGGGGACGGGCTGGTTTCGCGGCATCGACAATCAAAATCTCGTCCACGCGCGTTTCGGCACCAAGCGAGGCGTGTTTTTGGGCGAGGTCGCGCGCGTGCAAAACGAAAGCGTCACGCTCCGCCTCGTCGCGCCGCTCAAGCCGGGCGACGGCGTTGTGTTCGACGCGGGCACGCCCGAAATCCGCGAGGAGGGCGGCCGCGTTTACCAAGTCGATGCGCGCCCCGGCGGCGAAACGACGCTGCGCTTCGGCCATGGCGACATCAATTTCGGTCGCGTGCGCTCCGGCCAGCTTTTGTGGAAAACCAACGACCCCGCGCTCGACCGTGAATTGCGCGCCACCTACGACGGCGACAAGATTCGTCACACGCGCTCCGTTGACGCCGAGGTGCACGGCCGCGCCGGCGCGCCGCTCACGCTGATTCTCAACGACCGCGCCGGGCATGTCGTGCGCGAGGATTCCGCGGTCGCGCTCGCGCCCGCGCAAACCCAGCCGCTTACGGAGGCGCGCTTGCGCGATCAACTCGGACGCCTCGGCGGCACGCCCTACAATCTTGGCAAGCTCGCTTCGCGTCTCGAGGGCGACGTCATGCTGCCGATGAGCGAGCTCAATCGCCTGCGCCGCGCCGCCGCTGAAAAACTCACCGCCCTGCGCGCCGCGCCGAAACGCTGGACGATTCGCTCCGGATCGAGTGGCACGGGCGACTCGCCCGTGTTGCATAATGCGACGAATCACGGGCGAGCCGCCCGTGCCACCCAACCCGACGCACCCGAAATCATTCCCGTCCTCCGCAATCTTTCCCAGCTTGAGGCGGCGCTCACGGTTCCGGACATCGCGACGGTTTATTGCGAGTTCGAAAACCCAAAGCACTACCGCGAGGCGGTGGCGCGCGTCCGCAATTTGGGGAAACCGGATTTTGAAATATGGGTTGCGCCGCCGCGCATCACCAAGCCCGGCGAGGAATGGATACTCGCGCAAACACGCTCGGCGAACGCCGACGGCTACATTGTGCGCAACGCCGACCACCTGCGCTACTTTGCGGACGATCGCAAACGGGGCGATTTTTCGCTCAACGTCGCCAACCAGATCACTGCCGAATATTTTCTCGCACACCACGGTCTGGAGCGCGTCACGGCATCCTACGACCTGAACATCGCGCAACTCGAGGCTCTGTTGCTGGCGTCGAACAACGATGCGTGCGCGCTCATGCCGGCATCCTACGACATTACGATTCACCAGCGCATGCCGATGTTTCACATGGAGCACTGCGTGTTTTGTTCGTTCCTCTCCGACGGCAGGGATTATCACGACTGCGGACGCCCCTGCGAAAAACACCGCGTGCGCTTGCGCGACAGGACGGGCGCGGAGTTCCCGCTCAAGGCCGACGCCGGATGCCGCAACACCGTTTTCAACAACCGCGCGCAAACCGGCGCCGAGTATGTCGCGCGACTGCTTGCGCTCGGCGCGCGCCATTTTCGCGTGGAGTTTGTTGACGAGACGCCCGGCGAAGTCGTGCAAACGCTCGCGCGCTACCGCCAACTCCTGCGCGGTGAAATCGACGGCGCGGCACTCTGGCGCGAATTAAAACTGCTCAACCAACTCGGCGTGACGCGCGGCCAAATGGAGGCCGCCCCGCGGATAATCCGCCGCAAAAGTTGA